The Thamnophis elegans isolate rThaEle1 chromosome Z, rThaEle1.pri, whole genome shotgun sequence genome contains a region encoding:
- the LOC116521325 gene encoding olfactory receptor 10A3-like, whose amino-acid sequence MWGSNRTMVNEFILLGFTNHPTLQHLFIGLCLVMAVATVIGNSLIIFLVWTNSHLHTAMYFFISNLSLLDILFTIITVPQMLVHLASGVNIISFNRCMAQLNLSLSCGMTECFILAFMAYDRYVAISQPLRYPTIMGMCLCIKMAGICWVTAFLNASVLTAITTSFPFCGPNQINHFYCELPAMLQLACMDTYMAEALIFALSVIVLMLPFTFIVISYVHIVRVVLSMHSTKGHQRAFSTCATHLTVVTLFYSTIGFTYLKPRSHHVADQEKRASVFYALVSPMLNPIIYSLRNKDVKEALAKAMGKVS is encoded by the coding sequence ATGTGGGGCTCAAATAGAACTATGGTGAATGAGTTTATTCTTCTTGGCTTTACCAATCATCCTACATTACAGCATCTTTTCATTGGGCTGTGCCTTGTAATGGCTGTGGCCACAGTAATTGGAAATAGTCTCATTATTTTCCTGGTTTGGACTAACTCCCACCTCCACACAGCTATGTATTTTTTCATTAGTAATCTCTCGTTGCTGGACATACTTTTCACAATAATCACTGTTCCTCAGATGCTTGTACACCTAGCTTCTGGGGTTAATATAATTTCATTCAATAGATGCATGGCTCAACTTAATCTGAGCCTATCCTGTGGAATGACTGAGTGCTTCATTCTGGCTTTCATGGCCTATGACCGCTATGTGGCAATAAGTCAGCCTCTAAGATACCCTACCATCATGGGAATGTGTTTATGCATAAAGATGGCAGGGATCTGCTGGGTCacagcatttttaaatgcttctgtACTGACAGCCATCACTACGAGTTTTCCTTTCTGTGGACCCAATCAGATTAATCATTTCTATTGTGAGTTACCTGCAATGCTTCAACTGGCATGCATGGATACATATATGGCAGAGGCCCTTATCTTTGCCCTGAGTGTGATTGTACTCATGCTACCTTTTACTTTCATAGTGATTTCTTATGTTCACATTGTCAGAGTAGTGCTCAGCATGCACTCAACCAAAGGTCATCAAAGAGCCTTCTCCACTTGTGCTACCCACCTGACTGTTGTTACATTATTTTACAGTACCATTGGCTTCACTTACTTAAAACCAAGATCTCATCATGTAGCAGACCAGGAGAAAAGGGCCTCAGTCTTCTATGCTTTGGTCTCTCCCATGCTGAATCCCATCATCTATAGCCTGAGAAACAAGGATGTTAAAGAGGCTTTGGCCAAAGCAATGGGGAAAGTCAGCTGA
- the LOC116521326 gene encoding olfactory receptor 10A7-like: MQGNQTVITHFILLGFGELHGMQMLLFMLFLILYIFTMMANFLTLLLILVDQHLHTPMYFFLGNLSCLEMMYSSTILPNMLGGFLTREKSISFKGCITQFYFFASLGSTECYLLSVMSYDRFLAICKPLHYVTEMRIARCIQLAIVSWINGTVFTSIYLVLMLQLWFCGPNEIDHFFCESLPLIKLSCSDTTLAKYAIAILAYTFTFPPFILTFMSYIFILRTILRIPSRIGRQKAFSTCSSHLIVVSFFYGAITIVYLMPETEQMKKYTKFFSLLYTVLPSLLNPLIYTLRNKAVKEALKKLIGRF, translated from the coding sequence ATGCAGGGTAACCAGACAGTCATCACTCATTTCATCCTTCTGGGATTTGGGGAGCTTCATGGTATGCAGATGTTATTGTTCATGTTGTTTTTAATACTTTACATATTTACCATGATGGCGAATTTCCTTACTCTTCTTCTAATTCTGGTTGATCAGCACTTGCATACACCTATGTATTTCTTCTTAGGAAATTTGTCCTGTTTGGAAATGATGTACAGCTCTACAATCTTGCCTAATATGTTGGGAGGTTTTTTAACAAGGGAAAAATCCATCTCCTTCAAAGGATGTATTACacagttttatttctttgcttcccTGGGTAGCACAGAATGCTACCTCCTCTCTGTGATGTCTTATGATAGATTCTTAGCGATATGTAAGCCACTACATTATGTTACTGAAATGAGAATTGCACGCTGCATCCAGCTAGCTATTGTGTCTTGGATCAATGGCACGGTATTTACATCTATATATTTGGTCTTAATGTTACAGCTTTGGTTCTGTGGCCCCAATGAAATTGATCATTTCTTTTGTGAATCCTTGCCATTAATAAAGCTATCTTGCAGTGATACCACACTTGCAAAATATGCTATTGCAATCCTGGCTTATACATTTACATTTCCTCCTTTTATTTTGACTTTTATGTCTTACATATTTATTCTAAGGACCATTTTGAGAATACCATCTAGAATTGGGAGACAAAAGGCCTTTTCTACCTGTTCCTCTCATTTGATCGTTGTATCTTTTTTCTATGGGGCAATAACAATTGTATACCTGATGCCTGAAACTgaacaaatgaaaaaatataccaaatTCTTTTCTCTGTTATACACAGTGCTTCCCTCACTACTCAACCCCCTAATATACACCTTGAGGAACAAGGCTGTCAAAGAAGCCCTGAAGAAGCTAATTGgtagattttga